The stretch of DNA CCCCTTCCTGCTCGCCGTTGCGGGTGATGACCGTCGAATCCACGTCGAGCGTCACCTGCTTCAAGGCGCTGATCTTGCCAAAGAACCAGCGGTAGGCCTCGGCCTGCACCCGTTCGTTGGTGAGCATGTCAAAGCGGCCAAACAGGCGCATGATGGCCTTGTGGCCAGCAGCACGTGCCCAGCCAAACAGCCGCACCAGCGTGCTGTCCATGCGCACCGTTTCGGCATGCGCGAAGCGGCAGGCGCCGCACCAGATCGAGACGATGAACTGCTCGATCAGTTGCAGCGGCGCATAGCCCCGGTTCGACTTCGGCTCGGGCAATCCCCAGCGCGCCGCTGCTTCCCGAAATCCCATGCTGTCAAGCATCTGCTTGAACAGCGCCAAACCACCCCAGGCCGTCACCTCACGGTGGCTGAAACTGACCGAAAATCCCTCTCCCTGTAGCACAGAACCTGCCATGCGCACCCCCTATCCCAATGATCCACAAAAGATTTCTCTAATGACCGCCATTAGAAACCGTCTCGCCCAAACGCCGATACGCCCGCCAATAGCTTGCATCAAAATCAGGAAAAATGGCTAATGGATTATTTGGGTTTAAAGCTCGGATGGCCACTTCGCGGGGACGGGGTTCACAAAAAGGTTGCAAGATCACCCCACCATCACGACCTGCTGAGCACTGTCACATATCCCAGCGTCACCGTGGACTCTTCGTCACCCTCGCCGCCTCCATGCTGCATCCTCCGAGACCAGAGGGCGATATAAAACAGCTGCGGGAGAATGATCGTCAAATAAACGACAGGATTGTAGGGATGTAACAATGGCAGACGTAACCTTCCAGCGAGCCATTGCCAAAGCCGTACCCACGGAAACTGCATGAACAACAGTGCAAAAGCCCAGAATCCACCCTTAGGGGCGATGGATTCGACACGCAAGCCAACGCGCTGTCCCATGTAGCGAAGGGCGAATGGAGTATAGCGGAAGTAGTCATGAGGAATCTCGTGCAAGGGAACTAGCAAAGGCGTGGTCAGGAACAGCTTGCCGTTCTCCTTCAGGACCCGTCGGCATTCCTCGAGTGCTTGAACTGGCTCGGGGATATGTTCCAGAACCTCTGTCAACAGCACACAGTCGAAAAAGCCATCGCGGAAGGGGAGCTGCAGGATGGACGCGGTCACATCAACGGAGGTAATATCGTGGGGCGACCATGGAACATCCACGCTGTAAGTCGATGAAAAGTAGTTTCTGTAAACTGGGAAATAGGGGAGGGATCCTGAGCCCACATCCAACAACCTTCCACTACCTTTTTTGAAGTTTTCGTGAAGAAACTGGATCAACTTCCGCAATATAATCTCGTTGGTGAGAAGAGTGGCTGGCCTCTGCCCCTGATCTACGCTAAACTTCCCCCGTCTGAATACTACATAGCTACTCATGGTGCGTCCCGATTCCACTGCAAGAAAATTCTTCCTTTTCGCCCACCGATGACTTCTGCGACGGCCGATTACGCCCCCATTCCAGCTCGTCCTTCGGTTTCAATGTCCTCATCAGATAGTCTTCGAAGGCCGCCACCATGGCATCGGCCCCAAAGACCTCCGCCCGATGCAGACCAGCCTGAATCAATGACTCTCGACGCTCGCGATCACCGAGAAGAACTAGACAGCGATCCGCCATCGCGCCCCAGTCACCGACAGGAACGAGAAAACCGCTTTCTCCGTCGACGATGATCTCCCCCGGCCCGGACGGGCAATCGGAAGCAACCACTGGAACTCCGAGCGCCATCGCCTCCACAATAACATTGCCGAAACCTTCGAAAAAGGATGACAGCACAAACACATCAGCTTGAACTAGATAAGGAAAGGGATTCTCCTGAAAGCCGGTCAGGACGATATTACCTAGGATTCCCAAGTCCGAAGCCATTTTCGTTACTTCGTCACGGAGCTCCCCATCTCCTACCAGAATAAGTTTGGCTGGCTTTACGGAAAGGATCACCTTGAAGGCTGCCAACAGCGTGCGGAAATCCTTCTGCATGCTGAACCGACAAGCAGAGACGATCCACGGAAGATCCTTGACGGCAGGGAGCAAAATATCCTCTCGTGCCATCCGTCGGCAGCGATCGATATCCACGCCGTTATGAATGACTCGAAGCTTTTCTTCCAAAGCGCCGTGGTTTTTGATGAGATCATCCCTAACACCGCAAGATGGCGTGATGACACCGCTCGGACTCCGCAAGCAACGGCGCACAATCCAGCGCTCCCGCAAAAACGGCGCGCGGTCCAAAGCGGCAAAATATGCGGATACATTCCCGAGTATCGTCCCGACGACCGGCACGCCGAGAAAGAAAATATCTTTCGCCATCGACGCAAATAGCGTTCCATTATGCATTAAGGCAAGGACAAGTTGGCTCTTTTCCCGCCGGGCGACGGTTCTCACGGCCCACGCATAGCGTACGATGTTGCGATATGTGAACTCGTAAGGACTCGAAGCACCAAACTCGTCGAAACAATGGATTGGTATAGATAAATTATCATAAAAGCCACTGATGGACGCATGTGTCAAGAGAGCGCGGTCGAACGCACGTAATCCTTTCAAGAGATTATAGGTACGGGTTTCAGCTCCACCGATCACATTTGCGGGTAGGACGACCAGTAACCTCGGTTTTTTCTCCGGAGTTTTAACCTTCATAGGAAATCGGTATCTCCCATCATGAACCACCAGCGATCCTGAAGTTCTTCGAAACGTGGCCCTTCGGTCCACACATTAGTCGGAATCGGAATCTCGGTACCCGTCTTGTAGACGCCAGGACTGCGGAAAAAGCCGGCATAGGTGGCCGAAACCCAAGCGGTAAGCACCGGCAATCCCCAGCGCGTCACTTGGCGGCGCGCATGATCGATCAACAACGGAATCTCCCTGAGGGGCGCCACCAAGTCCACTAGCTTGCACTCATCTCTTTCCCGACGCAGTACGATCAGACCGCGGAGACGTCCTCCCAGACGGTTCGCGACCACCAGTACAACGTAATCGAAACAAGGGTGCTCGAAATAACGATAGTGCAAATAATTCGAATCTCTCATCACGAGGATTCCAGCGGCCAAATCTCGCTTCATTTTGGACCAAAGGTCACCAAGAGAACGTTCTTCCTCTCGAACGCGCCAAAGCCGCCGCAGCACAGTGGCAACATGG from Methylococcus geothermalis encodes:
- a CDS encoding class I SAM-dependent methyltransferase, with amino-acid sequence MRKLIQFLHENFKKGSGRLLDVGSGSLPYFPVYRNYFSSTYSVDVPWSPHDITSVDVTASILQLPFRDGFFDCVLLTEVLEHIPEPVQALEECRRVLKENGKLFLTTPLLVPLHEIPHDYFRYTPFALRYMGQRVGLRVESIAPKGGFWAFALLFMQFPWVRLWQWLAGRLRLPLLHPYNPVVYLTIILPQLFYIALWSRRMQHGGGEGDEESTVTLGYVTVLSRS
- a CDS encoding glycosyltransferase encodes the protein MKVKTPEKKPRLLVVLPANVIGGAETRTYNLLKGLRAFDRALLTHASISGFYDNLSIPIHCFDEFGASSPYEFTYRNIVRYAWAVRTVARREKSQLVLALMHNGTLFASMAKDIFFLGVPVVGTILGNVSAYFAALDRAPFLRERWIVRRCLRSPSGVITPSCGVRDDLIKNHGALEEKLRVIHNGVDIDRCRRMAREDILLPAVKDLPWIVSACRFSMQKDFRTLLAAFKVILSVKPAKLILVGDGELRDEVTKMASDLGILGNIVLTGFQENPFPYLVQADVFVLSSFFEGFGNVIVEAMALGVPVVASDCPSGPGEIIVDGESGFLVPVGDWGAMADRCLVLLGDRERRESLIQAGLHRAEVFGADAMVAAFEDYLMRTLKPKDELEWGRNRPSQKSSVGEKEEFSCSGIGTHHE